cgcggtgtgccggcgctgcaaggcggaggattagcctagtgagccgcggcgccggcttttgtttataatttttaatactttCACTGTATGTTTTTGTGTGAAGGTAATGCTGACCTTCCGGAACGAGTTAGGAAGTATTCCTGGTTCTATCTTTTGAAGTCTAAGTGGATAAGTAAATGAGTGAATTAAAGGTGAAAGCTGAACTACAGAGCATTTCTGTATATAAACTTTCCATAAGGAATTCAAATTTGAGAAACAACTGTCTACACATCATAATGATATCCTTGGGTGCTGTAAATTTAAATGCCAGCAACTGCAAGGCATCACACAAGTCATGCCTGTTTTGCCTTGAATGAGAGAGAAGCTTTTCCTATGCTCTGGCTGACAGGAAAGAGGAAGATCTCAAGAAATTCCTCTGTGAAATGACAGAGACTTGGCATGGCCTCCTACAAAGGAGAACAGAGGAGGTCTTCAGAATATTCTTTATTGGTTGGTGTAATGATAACAGAGCCTTTGAGGTAATTGGGACTGCTAAGGTGACCAATTTTTGGTAGCTGGGTAGCAGCTTCCAGCTCTGAAGCCTCTTGCCAAGAATCTATTCTTTGCCGAAAGTTAGCAATGGGATTTGTTAACAGTCCCTTAGTATGGAAATGGGTTCAGTagcaattattataaataattaaagtATTGCATCAGCCTCAGAAACCAAGAGACAATGCTGGAAGATGACATTGACCATAGCTGGTCATCTTCCTTAGGAAATACACTTTTCTCTTCCTGTCTACATGAGCCAGAGGAAGGGACTGAGTTCTAAGCAATCCAGAAATAGGATTAACTCCAGAATTCATTATTGTCATCACTtcagtacagtttatggatccAAGAAATTGTACCCTGGAGAAATGCTTGGCATACCCATGTAACTTCTACTTGTCCCCTAAAAACCTATTGATTTTGAGAGTCAGGCAGATACaaggaaggaaacagagagagaggcagacagagtgagagagaattccCACCTGCTGATGATCTAcctaaatgcctgaaacaactTGAAGCTAGGCCtctactgaagccaggagccagaaactcaatttcaggtacccacatgggaggcagacatGCAATAACTTGAATCAtccctgcactagcaggaaactggatcagaagaggagaaactggactcctaggcactcatatgggatgagaGAATACCATACAGCCATTGTGCCAAATATCTGCTCCTTTAACCAgcagtcttaaccactaggccacataCCTTCCCTCatattggtttttaaattataaaattgttttaaattcatGAAGTAGATTCACTGTGCTTTGGTTATCAATTCCAGGTTGGACTCCCAATGGAATTCTAAAGATCATAACTATATCAACCACCAGGAATAGGGTCTATACAATTTACATTGAATCTTGGCAGTTTCTACCAGTAGCCCAAGTCCACTAATACAAACATTCACAAAATACATTAAGCCAAGAAACTTTATTACTCATAGAGAGCCAGCAAGGGACATTAGAAGCATAGGATTCATGGAGAGCTGATGGCCCAAGGTCCAGAAAATCTACCTAGGGCAGATGAGAGGCACCTAAACATAATCTGCTGTGACATCTATATGTCCCATTTAATATCTAGTACTGTTGACTACTAGCACTAAATCACATCAGTGAACAGGACTTTTGGAGGAGGAATGCAAAGATTACAGACTTGACCTCTCTTATATCTGCTCTTATAAATAAGAGCCTTCAGTGTAGTttagaaaaagtattttatttgctTCACCTACAATTCTAattgcaaagatgatatttcagcAAATATAACTGtagaataatatataatattatttccattttggtttcatttattttagtctTTAATTCACTGAATTAACCATTATTAATGCATAGCTTATATTATTTGTGATTTTTACTATGATAACTATGGTAGAGAATAAGAAAGCTATGACCAGcaggggccaggttgaagtcaacAGCCAGgatcttgttccaggtctcccaagtgggtgcaggggtcctagcctccactgcgttcccaagcacattagcagggagctggatcagaattgaatCATCCATAACTCGAACaattgcccaaatgggatgccaccactgcaggcagtggcttaacccactatgccacaatgctggtcccacacTCTTGTGATTTTATCATGATTCCTTGAACTTGGTACCTGATGTCCTTCAGGGATTCTTTCATAAGTTGGCATAAATCTATATCTTGTTGTAGTTCCACTTCTCCTGCCCTCTACCTGTTTTCTTTGGATAATATCATAGAACCTCATGACCTAAACTGTCATTTATAAGCAATGGTTCTCAAGTCCAATTGTGGGGAACAGGCACTCTGGGACAGCAGATGCCCATGTCCTACATTGGAGTTCTGCTTCAAGCCCTgcctaccctgcttctgatccagttcactgctaatatacttgggaagcaacagatgatggcccaagaatgtTGATTCCTGCCATCTGTGTGCATATACAGTTGgacttcctggctcatggctttagccttgcccagccttggctattgtaggcaaTTAAGGAGTAAACTAGTTGATGAAATATTTCTAACACACacatgtgcttttcaaataaataaatcccctttttttaaaaaaatgtgattctTCATTGCTAACTTGAACTTCATACTTCTAAAAAAACATCCCAGAAGTCTATGTACATTTTCACTAGTACTCATCTACACCACGACTGCCTGAATTTCAACCTGTCTTCCTTGCTTCACTAATGATTCTAAGATCTCTCATCTTCAAATGCCACTACTTaaccatctaaaaaaaaaatctttcttcatCATCGCTTTCTAGCACTCCCTGGTTTTCAATTTAGGCAAATGTAAGGAAAACACATTGAAAGAAGAAAATCCATGAAATAAAGCAGTCAGCACGACAGATCTCAGTACTGAACCAACTAATGTGCAACGTGAGCAAATAGATTACTAGTGAGGCCAGGGCAACTTTGGTttgctgacaaggtcacagcagaaggactgtctcagcaaggcatgagaaggaCAGCTGAGGTCCTCTTGGTAGTTTTAGGTTTGTTGAGAACTACACTCTGTGTAAGAAAGCCGGGGCTTCCCAgtggtcctgctaatgattgctgtattccaAAGTTTAGAGAAGAACACTCAGTCTCATTATTCTTCAAAATttccattgctttgtagaattttaatcaagcagaatgttagtgtaggagaaagggttaatgctttatgcaaggttgagttgtttgtggaaaagaattaaaaggcaacaggttccctggtatatacttcccactagaataaagacacatgttaataaaagtttaattctatatatgctacaaatactacAATGGCTGGGAAGTCAAAACTCTGGAATAGATCTAGTGAACatttaaataagtacaataaataaattagagTTATAGAAATTACTTCTAAGAGGGGGTACATTTAAAAAGGGCCTGCTTTGAACGTGGGGCTTCTAGTAACGATTACattaggaaggtactattctagcttgTGTAGTCAGTTTCTGCATAGTTCAGCAGCATtgcaggccttggcttgtgtgggcagcccgtTATCTCGCACCCATCTGTGATTGTAACTCATGTTCCAAAtgtgcccttgaaaatcaaagaaattgtaatgtaaaaaaatggacaacagacttttcattgtaagaagaaagaatcattatgtgacatgatctaaaaataaagtctgtgctcgcaagccagagccatgccatcagccttgctgtgagtgtgtctctcatttcttcgagcACCGACACCTTcaagccctggggcccctggactggctggagctggtctcctgCAAGATTACCTTctatgaaattaatttttctctcaAGTGAATTGTCATTTGAAATATCTCCCTCATGTGATGAAACAGAAGACACCATGAACATCATGTGAAAAGAGCCTAGTGTATGAAgagtattcagtaaatatttgggtAGTAAAATTAATTCAATGAAAATGAAACCATTAGTAAGCGTTTCTTTTTGCTAACAATAGTCAATAAAACGAAACAGAgaagtttttagtttttctttttaacgtttatttaagaaaaacaaattccaaTAAAAATGAAACCATTAGTAAGCGTCTCTGTTTGCTAACATGAGTCAATAAAACAAATAgtaaatttttttgtttccttttcaaatatttacttataatttttaaacatttatttaatctttaataatacataataaatatctaataaatttttgtttttaacatttatttaataatatttagtaaatatttaatgaatgtatttttaaatattaaatattattaaacattttagatatttgaatatttaataaatatacatttacaaagtacaacttttggattatagcggctttttctccccataactaccctcccacccccaagcatcccatctcccactccctctcctatctcattcttcatcaagattcagtttcaattattttatatacagaagatcaatttcatATACActaagtaacaatttcaacagtttgcacccacacagaaacacaaagtataaagtactgtttgagtactagttatgccattaaatcacatagtacaacacattaaggacagagattctacatgaggagtaagtgcacagtgactcctattgttaacaattgacattgGTATTTATGACGTCACTAATCACCTGAGCCACTTGTCGTGAgtgtcaaggctatggaaccctCCTGAGTTtgtcaactctgatcttatttaaacaaggccataatcaaagtggacgtcctctcctcccttcagggaaaggtacctccttagatggaccattctttccactgggatctcactcgcagagatccttcttttttttttttttttttgccagcgtgtcttggctttccatgcctaaaatactctcatgggctgtttagtcagatccaaatgccttaggcgctgattctgaggccagaatgctgttcaggacatctgtcattctatgggtctgctttGTATCCCGCTTcacatgttggatagttctctcctttgtaatctatcagttagtattagcagacactactcttgtttatatgatccctttgacacttaatcctatcattatgatcaattatgaactgaaactgatcacttggactagtgagatggcattggtccatgccaccttgatgggattgaattggaatcccctggcacgtttctaactccaccattaggCATGAGTCTGAGTGAGCATCTGCTGAACtgtacacctctctctctcatactcccactcttatatttaacagggatcacttttcagttaaatttaaacagctcACAATAATTGTGtcttaattaaagagttcagccaatggtattaagtagaacaaaaaaattactaaaaggaataaagtagtaaggtatatctcgacagtcaggacaagggctaatcaagacaTTATTTCccacagtgttttttcacttcaacaggtttccttttaggtgctcagttagttgtcaccaatcagggagaacacatgatatttgtcccttagggactggcttaattcactcagcatgatgttttccagattcctttattttgttgcaaagactggatttcattttctactgttgtatagtattctatagagtacatatcccataatttctttatccagtcttcttttgatgggcatttaggttgattccaagccttagctattgtgaactgagctgcaataaacattgaggtgcagacaactcttttctTTGCCAATTAAATTTCCTGTGGGTcatttccaaggagtgggatggctgggttgtatggtcgggttatattcaggtttctgaggaatctccagactgacttccatagtggctgtaccagtttacattcccaccaacagtgggttagtgtccctttccccacatcctctccagcatctgttggtggtagatttctgtatgtaagccaatctaactggggtgaggtgaatcctcattgtggttttgatttgcatttccctgattgctagtgatcttgaacattttttcatgtgtctgttggccatttggatttcctcttctgaaaaatgtctattgaggtccttgacccatctcttaagtgggttgtttgtttcgttgttatagagtttcttgatctgtttgtagattctggttattaatcctttatcagttgcatagtttgcaaatatttttttcccattctgtcggttgcctcttcactttcctgactgtttcttttttagCACCGagacttctcagtttgatgtaatcccaattgtaatcccaatttggctttgactgcctgtgccttcgGGGTCTTTCCAAGTAGTCTTTGCCTGGGCCTATAtatttgcagggtttctctgatgttccctaatactttgatggtgtcaggtcatagatttagatctttaatccatgctgagtgatttttatgtaaagtataaggtatgggtcttgcttcatgcttctgcaatggaaatccagttttcccagcaccattttttgaatagactgtccttggcctaagaattggttttagatccctaatcaaatataagttggctgtagatgtttggattgatttctggtgtttctattctgttctgttggtctatccatctgtttctgaaccagtgccatgctgttttgattataactaccccaTACTATGCCCAGAtttctgctattgtgatgcctccagctttgctttagTTGTacaacattgctttagctattcaaagtctcctgtgcctccatatgaatttcagcatcattttttccagatctgagaagaatgtctttgacattttgattggtatcgcattgaatctataattgCATTTGTGAGAATGgaccaaaatattaaatttttataatctGAGAGGTAGCgttcattgttttttgtttgtttgtttgtttgtttgttttgtttcgttttttgacaggcagagtttagattttagagagagagagacagagaggaaggtcttccttccgttggttcatcccccaagtggctgctatagccagTGTGGTGTGCTGAtgcaaagcaggagccaggtacttcctcctggtctcccatggggtgcagggctcaaggacctgggccatcctccactgcaatcctgggccacagcagagagctgtactggaagaggggcaactgggaaagaatccagcttcccaaatgggaatagaacccggaatgccggcaccacaggtgggggattagcctagtgagccacggtgctggccatgcTAGCATTCATTGTAAACATTCATTCTCAGAATCATGCTATAAAGTTGAGGCTTATTGGGAGGAGACATTTATGGCACACAGAACAGACTCTCTGGTAGAACAACACACTGCCTTCCTAGGgttatcttagaaaaaaaaattacaagtctATTACAGGAGCTGGAAAATGTGTTTCCTAACCAGACAGGGGTGACTAGGGCCCTGTGTGCGAGAAAACCTCTGTCTTAGAGCCTCTCTCCATTATCAACAACTGTTGCCTCACCCTATTGTGTTCTGCATCACTCCCCCCACTGTCCATTTTCATTGTTCTTCCTTTGATTTGATACTATCCTGCTTGAGGCACTCAACACACAAAATCTTATTAGCTATGAGGATGATTAAGTTGCCATCCTTCCAGGCTAAATAGGTAAatcaaaagttaaataaattacaaaatctgAGATGCTTCTGAGCAAGAAATGAAGAAACACCTTAGCGAATAAAAATGCCTAGAGTATTAACATCTTGTCTCATGTCTTAAGATAATCCCTCTGGAATAcagaaagaagttttttttttttttaagtatttataagAAAGCTGGATTCAAAAGGGAACAGACAGATTTGACACCAATTGAATGTCTTCTAGTAGGTAAGTGGCAGATTATTTCCCACTTTTGAGCTCAGAGATTTATCATTACCGCATAACCCAGTATAaattataatatgaatatttacatATGTTTTGTGAGATTCACAAAGGCTTTCCATACAAAAGGAAGCTTTGCAGGATGAGCCCTCACCCAGAATTACAGGCAACAAGAACTTGGAAGAGTTCATGCCTGATGAAAAATTATGGAAAGTGATTAATAGAGAATGATGACTTTGCAAAGATTTTGGAAgatgtcatatttttaatttcaataaaCATATTTCAATGCATTATGTATCACAAGGAAGACATTGTTGCCCTTTGCAGGTTTCTAAAGAGAATTAATAATGTGATTTGCATTCAACATACACCAGATATTCAGTGAGAAGAGAGGAATTATATTTTCATACAAAATTCAGAACAAACATATTATTCAGTTGGCTAAAACTGGATAATTAGGGTGACAACTTGGACAGAGGTGTAGCTAGAAATATTTTGggtaaaaattgtattttattcattatttatccctgcaaattcttatttaaattttcaatttatcAACATTGGCCCCTCTACAGCATTCATgctttctttcaaaaacaaaataagtaaatattgagATGAGAGTCGGTATGGTTAATACTAAAAATGTATGGAACTAATACTGAACTTCATGACGACCCTTGATTCTGAGCCAAGTCCATTTTCCCCAACATCTCTTGATTAGATAGCTGGAATTATGGGGGGAGGTTCTCAAGGAGGTAGATTGTAACCCTGTTTTAGTTAAGCTTCTGAGGGATAATGGGTTTGGGAATACCTGTTAATGCTCTCATACTATGGTGACTTCTGCAAAACAATAGAAGGTGTGGATTTCtttcagagacagaaatctaacataactgaatgtagagggaagggTCTTTTGAGAAAGAATCCTACAGGAGCAGCCACTCTTCCTGCTGTTGTGTCTGCAATGCAATACAGAAGTAGAAAAGAAGCCACCTAACTCTGCATTGCACAATCGCTTATTCTCCACCTttcctttattaattttatttcaaccaTCTGTTAACTACAATACAAACACAGTATTACTCTTTTAACTAGTGTAGGCATTTTAAACTTCACTAATCTTTAGTTGAAGAGTTGAAATAAGTGCAGTAGTTCTAGAAAATGCCCTATAAGTACATATGCTATTATGTCTGAAAATCTTTACTACATGCTTTTGTGTTGGTTTCCTATGAGAAcctataccaaaaaaaaaaaatggagatagaATAACACTCATAAACATCTAAGAAACTCTACATCAGTTTGAAAAGGATTGAAAAATTTCAGTTCTCCTTGGATTCCTTTAGggccaagcattttttttttttataaagaaattccTCAGACAATTTTATGTGTGTCAGAGTCCCAGTGTCTTTCATAGTCATTAGCTGTTGTGCAGAGTATAATTTCCACTCCAGGTTTTAGATCTAattcattaaattatttaaaaatcaccctcagttttgtttttgttttggatacGGTTTTGGATACCTGAATGATGAAAACTATAATATATTCGCTATATTAAAACCAATGATATTCTTTCAAACTACGCacttgttttgtttgcttgtttgtttgtttctttttgacaggcagagtggacagtgagagagagacagagagaggccagcgcgctgcggccggcgcaccgcgctgatccgatggcaggaaccaggtgcttctcctggtctcccatggggtgcagggcccaagaacttgggccatcttccactgcactccggggccacagcagagagctggcctggaagaggggcaaccgggacagaatccagcaccccaaccgggactagaacctggtgtccaggcgccccaaggcagaggattagcctgttgagccacggcaccggcttcaAACTACACACTTTTAAAATCCTTGATTCAGTCACAAAACTAAAATCCTAAATAGGAAAACCATAAAAAAGTGCTATAATACCCACCtttcattatatttaaaagaatattcaaGGATTCTCAGTGTTCTAATGTTTCCTTTtaataaagcaaaggaaaattaGAAAGGGAATAGTTAAAATATTAGTAACTAAGTAGGCAGATTATCTAGAGGTTATAAGCATTTCCATTCCTTTTTTGAAGGTGGAATGTTTGGGAGAAATTCTGCAGAGAAGCAGACAACATTATCTAGTACAAATAAGATATGTTTGTATAAACATGCCTACATATTTAGCGTACTAAATATGTATAAATTCTCTTTAGAAGAGCAGTAATGAGTGACTTTATATCACAACACTCCAAAGACAGATAAATTCATCCTAAATGATGAGTGATGTGCCCTCTAAAACGTGGACCCTGATGCTTACTGGATATAGTAACAATGAAGCTAATATTAAATAGGTATACAACTTGATTTTGCATAAATTGAATTAGCAAAATCACTCAGAACCTTCCCCAAACTGACGAGGTCTTATAATCAAAGAAGGCTATAGGAGAACGTTACATTCATAAGCATATTTGCTGCGCATAATAACCTTATGAACTTGTCACTCAAATTGAGAAACAACCGTTGATGGGACTTATTAAGAAATCTCAGACAGAATCTCTCTGATGAGGAATTTTAAAGtttgatgaaaatatttcataacaTCAATAAGCACACCACAAATGTATCCCTTTGTTTTTTGCAGGTAAATCATTTCACCCTTGTCCCTTCTCCTCATTCATGAAGCCATGAAGCTGCATAATAATGTGACTGAGTTCATTCTACTGGGGTTGACAGACGATCCTGATAGGAGGAAAATGGTGTTtgtcacatttttgtttttctatttgggAACAATATTGGGGAACTTGCTGATTCTTGTTACCATCAAGACCAGCCGAGCACTTGGGAGTCCAATGTACTTCTTCCTTTTTCACTTATCCTTATCTGATACCTGCTTCTCTACCTCGGTAGCCCCCAGAACCATTGCAGATGCACTTTTGGAGAAAGGGATTATTTCTTTCAGTGAATGCATTATCCAAGTCTTTACGTCCCATTTTTTTGGCTGCCTGGAGATCTTCATCCTTGTCCTCATGGCTGCtgaccgctatgtggccatctgtaaGCCCTTGTACTACATGACCATCATGAGCCCCCAGGTCTGTACCATCTTGGTGGCCTTAGCCTGGGTGGGGTCCTGTGTGCATTCTTCAGCTCAGATTTCCCTTGCCTTGAGGTTACCTTTCTGTGGTCCTAATTTGATTGATCACTATTTCTGTGACTTGCAGCCCTTGTTGAAGCTGGCCTGTGCAGACACCTATGTGACCAACCTACTCCTGGTGTCCAATAGTGGGGCCATTTGCACAGTGAGTTTTGTCATGCTAATGTTCTCCTATGGGATCATCCTGCGTTCTCTGAGGAACCACAgtgctgaagggaggagaaaagccCTCTCTACCTGCATCTCTCACATCACTGTGGTCATCCTGTTCTTTGGTCCTTGCATATTCATATACACACGCCCTGCCACCACTTTCCCCGTGGATAAGATGATAGCAGTGTTTTATACAATTGGAACACCTTTGCTGAACCCTCTGATTTATACGCTGAGAAATGCAGAGGTGAAAAATGCCATGAGGAGACTGTGGAGCAAGAAGTTGATCTCAGATGACACACGATGAGTGGAGGCTTCAAATTCTAATTCCTTGTTTGAATTCAATAGGGGATATGATCTGTCATTGTGGATTTAATATAAGCCTATATTGAGGCATGGGGATACGTTCCCTCTTGTAATGATGCAATGGGAACACATAAACCAGttgctgtttggtttgttttgtgtCGAGAGATCCAGCATGTGGTGAAAAGAAATGTGCAAGCTCTTTGCTTGCCTTGTTGTTCCCTGCTGTGAATCCGGATCTCTTGCCTGCCTAGCATCACTTATGACTTAGCCAGCTGTTTTCCCTGCTCTTCTCTATGCTGACTTCTAGATTTCTCTGCAAATAGTTACCCATGTATATATGcacttttatattttcatcatgGTTAGGCTTCCCGCTTTCAAATGGTTTTCTCTATTAGTACTTTAAATATTATGGTTCTGTCATTTCTGATCAGCTACATAATTGCTTTCCGTAGTTCAGCTGAAACTACTAgattcaaataatcttaaaatcttCAGTGGTAAATAATTCTATACATACATACCTGTGTATgaatttatgtgtgtatgtatgtgtatatatatatatatatatatatatatatatatatattctactaTATACTGAATATATCCTATATACACTAGGGTAATCTCCATTCTAATTCTTTGGTGTATATGTTGAAATTATCATGCATTTACTTAGGTTCTTTATAGAAGAGTAGGAGAACACAGAAaataatattctctcttctgaagGAGACTCGATCTTAAGAAGGCTCTGACATTAGTGTATAagcataaatcaatctttttcaaaatttgtctttttcccccagtggaaggaatgggccatcaaggagggagtcgcctttctctgaagggaggaaggaacctccactgtgatatggccttgactaaacaagttcagagttggagaactcaaggggcttccatagccttgacagttCATGGCAAGAGACTGGGGTgattactaacatcataaataagggtgtcaattgttgaatcaacaacaggagtcactgagcaaatgttccccacgtaggatctctgtccttaatgtgttttactatgagagttaaagataacaTAACTAGTCGAACAATACTATATAatttgtgcagttgtgtgagcgcagtctgttgaaatctttgcttagtatatactaagttaatcttctttatatgaagataattgaaaatgaaactcaatgacggttgggatgggagaaggagtgtgagaggggagggctgtgggaagGAGTGAAGTTGGGgagggaaagccacaacaatgcaaaagttgcaccttgtaaattcacatttattaaataaaataaataaataaataaattttgtatttttctgttaatTATTCTTCCTTATATTTTTGCAGAGAGCATTAAGTTTTCTCTTAAATCATAACTACAATAGAAAATTGTTTACACTATAAGGCTATGGCACCTAAAACATGTTTAGCTCAAGTTAACTTAGAGGTATTTGTATGGGCTAGAAATAAATAGTGCAACCAGTTGATGAAAGGAAATGTGAAGATAATTTAACAGATTAAAAGATGTGAGAAAACAGAAGAATATTTTTAGACCGTATAACAGAGTTTATTTCAATCCATAAAAGATTAACTTGATAACCAATTCAAATTTTTTGGATGAAAATTATAATtctgggagagcggcaagatggaagaataggaagggagcacactgatagttcgggaagacacaggttaataaaagtggagatactgcagggtcaaggaagtataggggaaaaaacagcagaggaaactcttccagaaccagtgattcacagtggacctgcgtggagagtgtgggagtcCATGGTTCGGGAcatcagcagcagaatcaacacaccagctct
This window of the Lepus europaeus isolate LE1 chromosome 7, mLepTim1.pri, whole genome shotgun sequence genome carries:
- the LOC133764297 gene encoding olfactory receptor 4C11-like; protein product: MKLHNNVTEFILLGLTDDPDRRKMVFVTFLFFYLGTILGNLLILVTIKTSRALGSPMYFFLFHLSLSDTCFSTSVAPRTIADALLEKGIISFSECIIQVFTSHFFGCLEIFILVLMAADRYVAICKPLYYMTIMSPQVCTILVALAWVGSCVHSSAQISLALRLPFCGPNLIDHYFCDLQPLLKLACADTYVTNLLLVSNSGAICTVSFVMLMFSYGIILRSLRNHSAEGRRKALSTCISHITVVILFFGPCIFIYTRPATTFPVDKMIAVFYTIGTPLLNPLIYTLRNAEVKNAMRRLWSKKLISDDTR